GCCCCTCTTCCGCTGCTGGCAGCGCTCCTTGCAGCCTGCGGCGGCGACACCACGGCGTCTCCTCCGGAATTCGCGAGGGAGGCGCAGAGCGCTCCTCCCCCGCTCCCCGAGGACGTGGCGACGGGCCTCGCCGAGGTAGCGAAGCCCGAAGCGGAAGCGGAGACGAACCCCTCGGTGCTCGTGGAAACGGGAGAGCTCGTTTCACCCGTTCGTTCCGAGCTCGCCTCCAAGCTGACCGGGCGGGTCGGAAAGGTCTACGTCGACGAAGGCGCCCGGGTCCGGAAAGGCCAGCCGCTCCTCGAGCTCGAAACGGATTACCTGAAGCTCGAGGTGGCGCGCGCCGAGGCGGCCCTCGCCCGCGCCGACTCCGCCGCCGACGAGGCGCGCCGGGACTTCAAGCGCAAGGAAGGGCTCCTGGCGAAGGGCTCGGTCTCGCAGGCGGTGTACGACCGCACCAAGGCCGCGCTCGATCAGGCCGAGGCAATGCGCGCGGAAGCGGAGGCGGCGCTCGCACTCGCGAAGCAGAGGCTGTCCGACGCGGTCCTTCTCTCCCCCATCGACGGCATCGTCGCCGAGCGCCGGACCGCCGTGGGCGAGAGGCTCGGCGACTCGAGCGTGGCCTTCGTGATCGTGCAGGTGAGGCCCTTGAGGGTGCGGTTCCGCCTCCCCGAGCGCTATCTGGCGTCCGCGGAGCGAGGTCAAATCGTGCGCGCGCGCGTCGATCCCTATCCCGATGAAGTGTTCGAGGGGAAGGTCACGTCCGTGGTGCGCGCCGTGGACGCTTCGACCCGAACTTTCGTGGTCGAGGCGGAGATCCCGAACCGCGACGAGCGGCTGAAGCCGGGGCTCTTCGCCAGAGTCGAGCTGGACCTCGCGGTGCCGGCGCCCTAGGACTTAGCCATGCATAAACTGGCCGAGCTCTGCGTCAAGCGACCCGTCTTTGCGAGCGTCCTCA
This is a stretch of genomic DNA from Vicinamibacteria bacterium. It encodes these proteins:
- a CDS encoding efflux RND transporter periplasmic adaptor subunit, whose protein sequence is MNLRMAPLPLLAALLAACGGDTTASPPEFAREAQSAPPPLPEDVATGLAEVAKPEAEAETNPSVLVETGELVSPVRSELASKLTGRVGKVYVDEGARVRKGQPLLELETDYLKLEVARAEAALARADSAADEARRDFKRKEGLLAKGSVSQAVYDRTKAALDQAEAMRAEAEAALALAKQRLSDAVLLSPIDGIVAERRTAVGERLGDSSVAFVIVQVRPLRVRFRLPERYLASAERGQIVRARVDPYPDEVFEGKVTSVVRAVDASTRTFVVEAEIPNRDERLKPGLFARVELDLAVPAP